A genomic segment from Propionibacteriaceae bacterium ZF39 encodes:
- the polA gene encoding DNA polymerase I, whose protein sequence is MVTQDAQASERPKLLLIDGHSVAYRAFFALPVDNFATKTGQHTNAVFGFTSMLINVLRDEQPSHLAVAFDVSRQTFRQEMYAEYKANRSTSPDEFKGQVQLIKEVLDALNVTHVELDGYEADDVIATLATAAPEQGLDVLICTGDRDSMQLVNDRVTVLYPRKGVSDLARMTPATVEEKYLVAPARYPELAALVGETSDNLPGVPKVGPKTAAKWLTEWDGLDNILAHADQIKGVAGQNLRDNLEQVRTNRQVNALLTDLELPVTFDDMLRRTWDREATHTLFDALEFRVLRDRLLETLPPEETEPEGGFEIAVDVLGPGELKPWLDAHTAGASHAGVEVTGKWARGAGDVAALSLAASDGAAAWLDVATLDPADEQVLAEWLADESRIKMMHDAKGPLLAIWSRGWDLGGLSSDTQLAAYILKPDQRTFDLGDLSIRHLKRELKVDEGDPNAPADQGALFDDVDTDDAARQAAMVRARAVIDLAEALDAELAERSQTHLLTDVELPLQRTLARMEQVGIAVDVDYLDELESHFDAQVVAAADAAYEVLGKQINLGSPKQLQVVLFDELGMPKTRRTKSGYTTDADALQGLFAKTEHPFLAHLLAHRDSIRLRQTVEGLLKSVADDGRIHTTYLQTIAATGRLSSTEPNLQNIPIRTEEGRRIRKAFVVGQGFESLLTADYSQIEMRIMAHASEDDQLIEAFRSGIDFHTVTAAKVFEVEPDAVTVEMRAKIKAMNYGLAYGLSAFGLSNQLKIETSEAKTLMDEYFEVFGGVRDYLQGIVAQARRTEYTETILGRRRYLPDLMSSNRQRREMAERMALNAPIQGSAADIIKIAMLDVESGLVTAGLKSRMLLQVHDELVFEVAPGERDALEALVRERMGHAVDLAVPLDVSVGFGTSWHEAAH, encoded by the coding sequence GTGGTGACCCAGGATGCGCAGGCGAGCGAACGCCCCAAATTGCTGTTGATCGATGGCCATTCGGTGGCCTATCGGGCCTTCTTCGCGCTGCCTGTGGACAACTTTGCGACGAAAACAGGGCAACACACGAATGCGGTGTTCGGGTTCACGTCGATGCTGATCAACGTGCTGCGAGACGAGCAGCCGTCCCATCTTGCGGTGGCGTTCGACGTGTCGCGGCAGACGTTCCGCCAGGAGATGTACGCGGAGTACAAGGCCAATCGCTCGACCTCGCCCGATGAATTCAAGGGCCAGGTCCAGCTGATCAAGGAAGTGCTGGACGCGCTCAACGTGACCCATGTCGAGCTCGACGGTTATGAGGCCGACGACGTGATCGCCACCCTGGCCACCGCTGCACCGGAGCAGGGGCTGGACGTGCTGATCTGCACCGGCGACCGCGACTCGATGCAGCTGGTCAACGACCGGGTGACCGTGCTCTATCCCCGCAAGGGGGTGTCCGACCTGGCGCGGATGACGCCGGCGACCGTGGAGGAGAAATATCTGGTGGCGCCGGCGCGCTATCCCGAGCTGGCCGCCCTCGTCGGCGAGACCTCCGACAACCTCCCCGGTGTGCCCAAGGTCGGCCCCAAGACCGCGGCCAAGTGGCTGACCGAGTGGGATGGGCTGGACAACATCCTGGCCCACGCCGACCAGATCAAGGGCGTGGCGGGTCAGAACCTGCGAGACAACCTCGAACAGGTTCGCACCAACCGGCAGGTCAACGCGCTCCTCACTGATCTCGAGCTGCCCGTCACCTTTGATGACATGCTGCGCCGCACGTGGGATCGCGAGGCGACCCACACGCTGTTCGATGCGCTCGAGTTCCGCGTCCTGCGGGATCGGCTGCTCGAGACCCTGCCGCCGGAGGAGACCGAGCCCGAGGGTGGGTTCGAGATCGCGGTCGACGTCCTCGGTCCGGGCGAGTTGAAGCCGTGGCTCGACGCTCACACCGCCGGCGCGAGCCATGCTGGTGTCGAGGTGACGGGGAAGTGGGCGCGCGGGGCCGGCGACGTCGCGGCGCTCTCGCTCGCCGCCAGTGACGGGGCTGCCGCCTGGCTCGATGTCGCGACCCTCGACCCGGCCGACGAGCAGGTCCTCGCCGAGTGGCTGGCCGATGAGTCGCGGATCAAGATGATGCACGACGCCAAGGGCCCCCTGCTCGCCATCTGGTCGCGGGGGTGGGATCTGGGCGGGCTGTCGTCCGATACGCAGCTGGCGGCCTACATCCTGAAGCCGGACCAGCGCACGTTCGATCTCGGCGACCTGAGCATCCGTCACCTCAAGCGCGAGCTGAAGGTCGATGAAGGCGACCCGAATGCCCCGGCCGACCAGGGTGCTCTGTTCGACGACGTCGACACCGACGATGCGGCGCGCCAGGCAGCGATGGTCCGGGCGCGGGCGGTCATCGATCTCGCCGAGGCGCTCGACGCCGAGTTGGCCGAGCGATCCCAGACCCATCTCCTGACTGATGTCGAGCTGCCGTTGCAGCGCACGCTGGCGCGCATGGAGCAGGTCGGCATCGCCGTCGATGTCGACTATCTCGATGAGCTCGAATCCCACTTCGACGCCCAGGTGGTCGCCGCTGCCGATGCGGCCTATGAGGTGCTCGGCAAGCAGATCAACCTGGGGTCGCCGAAGCAGTTGCAGGTGGTGTTGTTCGACGAGCTGGGGATGCCGAAGACGCGGCGGACGAAGTCGGGATATACGACCGATGCGGATGCGCTGCAGGGATTGTTCGCCAAGACCGAGCATCCGTTCCTGGCTCATCTGCTGGCCCACCGTGACTCGATCCGGCTGCGGCAGACGGTCGAGGGGCTGCTCAAGTCGGTCGCCGACGACGGGCGCATTCACACGACCTATCTCCAGACGATCGCCGCGACCGGGCGCCTGTCGTCGACCGAGCCCAACCTCCAGAACATCCCGATCCGCACCGAGGAGGGCCGCCGCATCCGCAAGGCCTTCGTCGTCGGTCAGGGCTTCGAATCGTTGCTGACGGCCGACTACTCCCAGATCGAGATGCGCATCATGGCGCACGCGTCGGAGGACGATCAGTTGATCGAGGCCTTCCGTTCCGGGATCGACTTCCATACGGTGACGGCCGCCAAGGTGTTCGAGGTCGAGCCCGACGCGGTGACCGTCGAGATGCGGGCCAAGATCAAGGCGATGAACTATGGCCTCGCCTATGGCCTGAGCGCGTTCGGCCTGTCGAATCAGCTCAAGATCGAGACGTCTGAGGCCAAGACGCTGATGGACGAATATTTCGAGGTGTTCGGCGGCGTGCGCGACTATCTGCAGGGGATCGTCGCCCAGGCCCGGCGGACCGAATACACCGAGACCATCCTCGGCCGCCGTCGCTATCTGCCCGATCTCATGAGCTCCAACCGCCAGCGGCGCGAGATGGCCGAGCGCATGGCACTGAATGCGCCTATCCAGGGTTCGGCCGCCGACATCATCAAGATCGCCATGCTCGATGTCGAATCCGGTCTGGTCACGGCGGGCCTGAAGTCGCGGATGCTGCTGCAGGTGCATGACGAACTCGTGTTCGAGGTGGCCCCGGGTGAGCGGGACGCTTTGGAAGCGCTGGTTCGCGAACGCATGGGCCATGCCGTCGACCTGGCTGTGCCGCTCGATGTGTCCGTCGGCTTCGGCACGTCCTGGCACGAGGCCGCCCACTAG
- a CDS encoding PaaI family thioesterase produces MSLPPEMVDLHSPLDAKMGLELLEVSAERSVGRMPVEGNTQPFGFWHGGATGVLAETLGSLSATAHALPQGKIAFGVDLSATHHKAVRSGWVTGTATALALGGSVASYQIELVDDAGNRIATARLTCQLVPQRGKQEPARKPADSQQQENRA; encoded by the coding sequence ATGAGCCTGCCTCCGGAGATGGTCGATCTGCACAGCCCCCTTGACGCCAAGATGGGCCTCGAGCTTCTGGAGGTGTCCGCCGAACGCTCCGTGGGCCGGATGCCGGTCGAGGGCAATACGCAACCGTTCGGGTTCTGGCACGGCGGCGCGACCGGCGTACTCGCCGAGACGCTCGGCTCCCTCTCCGCCACCGCCCACGCGCTCCCCCAGGGCAAGATCGCCTTCGGCGTCGATCTCTCGGCCACCCACCACAAGGCCGTCCGCTCGGGTTGGGTGACCGGCACGGCGACCGCCCTCGCGCTCGGCGGCAGCGTGGCCAGCTATCAGATCGAGCTCGTCGACGATGCCGGCAACCGGATCGCCACGGCCCGGCTCACCTGCCAGCTCGTGCCCCAGCGCGGAAAACAGGAGCCCGCCCGGAAGCCCGCCGATTCGCAGCAACAGGAGAACCGCGCATGA
- a CDS encoding glutamine amidotransferase: protein MSPKQFLFLGTRAGHSIADAEYEAICHYAGLPTSRMDRVRLEIEPMPLVDLDRYAGIITGGSPFNSSDPTEEKSDIQRRVESDMHMLLNEIVAQDKPFLGACYGVGTLGTHQGAIIDRTFGEPPGTGHIELTDAGRDDPLCAGLPDEFDAFLGHKEAVRQLPAHAVLLATSGPCPVQMFRIKENLYATQFHPELDSAGLIERLNEYRHAGYFHPDELDQLTHDALTANVVYPQMILKNFVEKYA, encoded by the coding sequence ATGAGCCCCAAGCAGTTCCTCTTCCTCGGCACGCGCGCCGGGCACTCCATCGCCGACGCCGAATATGAGGCGATCTGCCACTATGCGGGCCTGCCGACCAGCCGGATGGATCGCGTACGCCTCGAGATCGAGCCCATGCCCCTCGTCGACCTCGATCGCTATGCGGGCATCATCACCGGCGGCAGCCCGTTCAACTCCTCCGACCCGACCGAGGAGAAGTCCGACATCCAGCGCCGGGTCGAGTCCGACATGCACATGCTGCTCAACGAGATCGTGGCGCAGGACAAGCCGTTCCTCGGCGCCTGCTACGGCGTCGGCACGCTCGGCACCCATCAGGGCGCCATCATCGACCGCACCTTCGGCGAACCGCCCGGCACCGGCCACATCGAGCTCACCGACGCCGGCCGTGACGATCCCCTGTGCGCCGGCCTGCCCGACGAGTTCGATGCGTTCCTGGGTCACAAGGAGGCGGTACGCCAGCTCCCCGCCCACGCCGTCCTGCTCGCGACCTCCGGCCCCTGCCCCGTGCAGATGTTCCGGATCAAGGAAAACCTGTACGCCACCCAGTTCCACCCCGAGCTCGACTCGGCCGGCCTGATCGAGCGGCTGAACGAGTATCGCCACGCGGGCTATTTCCACCCCGACGAGCTGGACCAGCTCACCCACGACGCGCTGACCGCGAACGTCGTGTATCCCCAGATGATCCTGAAGAACTTCGTGGAGAAGTACGCCTAG
- a CDS encoding type II CAAX endopeptidase family protein → MNTTPTAAPTTTVASRLPSVGWPVLIGVLLLRTVLLFAANLAMLPLFGSYDRTLMWPYVTLVLVDVISIVVIAMLLRRRGQTLADLISFRLRDTGWALLVTVILIVGFFVATFIGNLVAYLGPPPTPSWEGFSPPLWYALWTVLVAPITIALAEELLYRGWAQPELTARTNKVLAIGIMAFFFALQHAAFTPLDLQAQVARFVAMFLSGILFGVLYLWRKRLWPLIFAHWFLDVIGLGLPVLFAALA, encoded by the coding sequence ATGAACACCACCCCCACAGCGGCGCCGACCACGACGGTCGCCTCCCGTCTCCCCAGCGTCGGCTGGCCGGTGCTGATCGGCGTACTCCTCCTCCGCACCGTGCTCCTCTTCGCCGCCAACCTGGCGATGCTCCCGCTCTTCGGCAGCTACGACCGCACGCTGATGTGGCCCTATGTCACGCTCGTCCTCGTCGACGTGATCTCCATCGTCGTGATCGCGATGCTCCTGCGCCGCCGCGGCCAGACCCTCGCCGACCTCATCTCGTTCCGGCTCCGCGACACAGGCTGGGCGCTGCTGGTCACGGTCATCCTGATCGTCGGCTTCTTCGTCGCGACGTTCATCGGCAACCTCGTGGCGTACCTCGGTCCGCCGCCCACTCCGTCCTGGGAGGGCTTCTCTCCCCCGCTCTGGTATGCCCTGTGGACCGTCCTGGTGGCCCCCATCACGATCGCCCTCGCCGAAGAACTCCTCTATCGCGGCTGGGCCCAGCCCGAACTCACGGCCCGCACCAACAAGGTCCTCGCGATCGGCATCATGGCCTTCTTCTTCGCGCTCCAGCACGCGGCGTTCACGCCACTCGACCTGCAGGCCCAGGTCGCCCGCTTCGTCGCGATGTTCCTCAGCGGCATTCTCTTCGGCGTCCTCTACCTCTGGCGCAAGCGCCTCTGGCCCCTGATCTTCGCCCACTGGTTCCTCGACGTGATCGGGCTCGGGCTCCCGGTCCTCTTCGCCGCGCTCGCCTGA
- a CDS encoding helix-turn-helix transcriptional regulator: MKNKLKELRAERRWTQADLARELDVSRQTVNALESGRYDPSLPLAFTIAKVFDLRIEDIFSPDE, encoded by the coding sequence ATGAAGAACAAGCTCAAGGAACTCCGCGCCGAGCGTCGCTGGACCCAGGCCGACCTCGCCCGCGAGCTCGATGTCTCCCGCCAGACGGTCAACGCCCTGGAGTCCGGGCGCTATGACCCGTCGCTCCCCCTGGCCTTCACCATCGCCAAGGTCTTCGACCTCAGGATCGAAGACATCTTCAGCCCGGACGAATGA
- a CDS encoding trypsin-like peptidase domain-containing protein, producing the protein MDTVLGFPEVNMSTLQQQPTVPGHGPAGGPVRSSGQQPPQGPPQAYARPPAPTPPKPRNRRPGWLAMSAVAVVAALAASGTTAALVQQEPSAVSGTTVTRVVQGNTANPDWSATAAAAGPSVVSIAVRSTQGEAEGSGVVLDTAGHIVTNHHVVAGGGQLEVTLSDRRVYAARVVATDPSTDLAVIQLSDPPGNLAPMTFGEVTGLRVGQPVMALGNPLGLSETVTTGIISALDRPVVTTQEPSGGGSGARGAASSAQVVTNAIQTNAAINPGNSGGALVNANGELIGITSSIATLGSSQGQSGNLGIGFAIPADQVKAVTDELIANGKANHAYLGVATSDTGTTVNGAGYVGAGVQSVSEGTPAAAAGLRVGDVIIGVEKEPVTGSEGLIAQVRDRRPGDTVTLQVVRGGAEVGVPVTLATAPN; encoded by the coding sequence ATGGACACAGTTCTCGGATTCCCGGAGGTCAACATGAGCACGCTGCAGCAGCAACCAACAGTTCCCGGTCACGGACCGGCGGGTGGGCCGGTCCGGTCGTCCGGGCAGCAGCCGCCGCAGGGGCCTCCGCAGGCGTACGCCCGTCCGCCCGCACCGACACCACCGAAACCCCGGAATCGGCGACCGGGCTGGCTGGCGATGTCGGCCGTCGCCGTGGTGGCAGCGCTGGCGGCGAGCGGCACGACGGCCGCGCTGGTGCAGCAGGAGCCGAGTGCGGTGTCCGGCACCACGGTCACGCGCGTCGTGCAGGGCAACACCGCCAACCCCGATTGGAGCGCGACCGCAGCGGCAGCGGGCCCGTCGGTGGTGTCGATCGCGGTGCGGTCGACCCAGGGTGAGGCGGAGGGTTCCGGGGTCGTCCTGGACACCGCGGGACACATCGTCACCAACCACCACGTCGTGGCCGGGGGCGGCCAGCTCGAGGTGACGCTGTCGGATCGCCGGGTGTACGCGGCCAGGGTTGTGGCCACGGATCCGAGCACCGACCTCGCCGTCATCCAGCTGAGCGATCCGCCCGGCAACCTGGCGCCCATGACGTTCGGAGAAGTCACCGGGCTCAGGGTCGGTCAACCGGTCATGGCGCTCGGCAATCCGCTGGGATTGTCGGAGACCGTGACGACGGGCATCATCTCTGCGCTCGACCGGCCGGTCGTCACGACCCAGGAGCCCTCGGGCGGCGGGTCCGGGGCCCGAGGGGCAGCGAGCAGCGCCCAGGTCGTCACGAATGCGATCCAGACCAACGCGGCGATCAATCCCGGCAACTCGGGTGGTGCACTCGTGAACGCCAACGGCGAACTGATCGGGATCACGTCCTCGATCGCCACTCTGGGCTCGAGCCAGGGTCAGTCGGGCAATCTCGGCATCGGTTTCGCGATCCCGGCCGATCAGGTGAAGGCCGTGACCGACGAGCTGATCGCGAACGGCAAGGCCAACCACGCCTATCTCGGCGTCGCCACGAGCGATACGGGGACCACGGTGAACGGAGCCGGCTATGTCGGGGCCGGAGTGCAGAGCGTCTCCGAAGGGACCCCGGCCGCGGCGGCGGGGCTGCGGGTCGGAGACGTGATCATCGGCGTGGAGAAAGAGCCGGTCACCGGGTCGGAGGGCCTGATCGCCCAGGTCCGTGACCGCCGGCCGGGTGACACCGTGACGTTGCAGGTGGTCCGCGGGGGCGCGGAGGTGGGCGTACCCGTCACGCTGGCAACTGCGCCGAACTGA
- a CDS encoding DUF6394 family protein — MNLEKVVFGFFVLLAATLNFGYVIGDLTDPNQHNVYELYAAVVVNVIAAILKFGDRTQIGAIHLATSLVASIQLILAAAFWVYAEQVTEGVDVHELSSVVSLATGACLANFVSLVLLVGETMSHRRR, encoded by the coding sequence GTGAATCTGGAGAAGGTGGTTTTCGGCTTCTTCGTGCTGCTGGCCGCGACCCTCAACTTCGGTTATGTCATCGGCGACCTGACCGACCCGAATCAGCACAACGTCTATGAGCTCTATGCGGCCGTCGTGGTCAACGTCATAGCCGCCATCCTCAAGTTCGGCGACCGCACCCAGATCGGCGCGATCCATCTCGCAACGAGTCTCGTGGCCAGCATCCAGCTGATCCTGGCGGCGGCGTTCTGGGTGTACGCCGAACAGGTCACCGAGGGGGTCGACGTCCACGAGTTGTCCTCGGTCGTCTCGCTCGCGACGGGCGCCTGCCTGGCCAACTTCGTGTCGCTGGTGCTGCTGGTCGGCGAGACCATGAGCCACCGCCGCCGCTAG
- a CDS encoding NAD-binding protein, with protein sequence MGNPLLLLSTRDRVRRQILRRRQVAVPSDVPGTDAIFLVLRRMRAPLIVLVTIFAISVVGLSLMPGTDGDGNPHRLALFDAFYVMSYTATTIGFGEIPYPFSYPQRMWLTASIYLTVVGWAYAISALFALIQESGFREALNVQGIRRRVRRISEPFLIVAGYGQAGRMVCKVLDDLGRRFVVIDRNHSQMDKLAIDQHTQDVPGIEGEVSNPALLGLAGLAHPMCEGVLALTNDTDNLAVVMSVHLLRPELPVITAVEQRRTVDRMTDFDPLAVINAYDRYGQYLILAIRRPATFQLATWLMDPPGSPLLERTESLADGPWLVVGEGQFGAEVAHDLRVAGLDVTTADPNDGHPDITGMVGMVAGAESDVESLALAAHARIANPDIFLALRQRSALQAATMHAFAADSLFVPSELVAREVLAHIISPDYWAFIDHVQHADDDWSEDVLARLRERVGPGTPSSAEFALDSDTAPAPVRWMESGGSLTIRHLLTDPDDLETTLPIIVVSLIRDDDTTFLPDEETELRPGDLLVFAGEDGRLGDLDDVLFHDHVVRYCATGEIQPETWLFRALQRRRTPQSAPR encoded by the coding sequence ATGGGCAATCCACTGCTCCTGCTGAGCACCCGCGACCGGGTCCGCCGCCAGATCCTGCGCCGGCGCCAGGTGGCGGTGCCATCCGATGTGCCCGGCACCGACGCGATCTTCCTCGTCCTGCGACGCATGCGCGCCCCCCTGATCGTGCTCGTCACCATCTTCGCCATCTCGGTCGTGGGGCTCAGCCTGATGCCCGGCACCGACGGCGACGGCAATCCCCACCGGCTGGCCCTGTTCGATGCCTTCTATGTGATGAGCTACACCGCCACCACGATCGGCTTCGGCGAGATTCCCTATCCGTTCAGCTATCCGCAGCGCATGTGGTTGACGGCCTCGATCTATCTCACGGTCGTGGGCTGGGCGTACGCCATCTCGGCGCTGTTCGCACTCATCCAGGAATCGGGATTCCGCGAAGCGCTCAACGTGCAGGGCATCCGGCGCCGCGTGCGTCGCATCTCCGAACCGTTCCTCATCGTCGCCGGCTATGGGCAGGCGGGGCGGATGGTCTGCAAGGTGCTCGACGATCTCGGCCGCCGGTTCGTCGTCATCGACCGCAACCACTCCCAGATGGACAAGCTGGCCATCGACCAGCACACCCAGGACGTCCCCGGCATCGAGGGCGAGGTGAGCAATCCCGCCCTGCTGGGCCTGGCCGGGCTGGCCCATCCGATGTGTGAGGGCGTCCTCGCGCTCACCAACGACACCGACAATCTGGCCGTGGTGATGAGCGTCCACCTGCTTCGCCCCGAGTTGCCGGTGATCACGGCCGTCGAGCAGCGCCGCACGGTCGACCGCATGACCGACTTCGATCCGCTGGCGGTGATCAATGCCTATGACCGCTATGGGCAATACCTCATCCTCGCGATCCGCCGTCCCGCCACTTTCCAGCTCGCCACCTGGCTCATGGATCCCCCGGGCAGTCCCCTGTTGGAGCGCACCGAGAGTCTCGCCGACGGCCCCTGGCTCGTCGTGGGTGAGGGCCAGTTCGGGGCCGAGGTCGCCCATGATCTCCGGGTGGCCGGTCTCGACGTCACGACGGCCGATCCCAACGATGGTCATCCCGACATCACGGGCATGGTCGGCATGGTCGCGGGGGCGGAGAGCGACGTCGAAAGCCTCGCTCTCGCGGCGCACGCGCGGATCGCCAATCCCGATATCTTCCTCGCTCTGCGCCAGCGCTCGGCCCTCCAGGCCGCCACCATGCATGCGTTCGCCGCGGATTCACTCTTCGTGCCCAGCGAGCTCGTTGCCCGCGAAGTCCTCGCCCACATCATCTCCCCCGACTACTGGGCGTTCATCGATCATGTGCAGCACGCCGACGACGACTGGTCGGAGGACGTCCTGGCTCGCCTGCGCGAACGCGTCGGCCCGGGTACGCCCTCCAGCGCCGAGTTCGCCCTCGACTCCGACACCGCGCCCGCACCGGTGCGGTGGATGGAGTCGGGCGGGTCGCTGACGATTCGGCACCTGCTCACCGACCCCGACGACCTCGAAACGACGCTCCCGATCATCGTGGTATCGCTGATCCGCGACGACGACACCACGTTCCTCCCCGACGAGGAGACCGAGCTCAGGCCGGGTGACCTGCTCGTGTTCGCCGGCGAGGACGGTCGCCTCGGCGATCTGGATGACGTCCTCTTCCACGACCATGTCGTGCGCTATTGCGCGACCGGAGAGATCCAGCCCGAAACCTGGTTGTTCCGTGCCCTGCAGCGTCGGCGTACGCCTCAGTCCGCGCCCAGGTAG
- a CDS encoding ABC transporter ATP-binding protein encodes MLEVNDLVVSYGRVKAVKGISFNVDQGQIVCLLGTNGAGKSTTLRTISGLLKPTSGSILFEGERINGVPAHQIVTRGIAQSPEGRRLFPKMSVEDNLMLGAFARKDRHNLRADMQRVYDLFEVLGERRHQPAGLFSGGEQQMLAIGRAMMSRPRLLMLDEPSMGLSPIMTQTIMRTIRELQSEGVTILLVEQNAQAALTLSDVGYVLEVGNIMFSDTGRALLGDDRVKRAYLGAD; translated from the coding sequence ATGCTTGAGGTCAACGACCTGGTGGTCTCCTATGGGCGGGTGAAGGCGGTCAAGGGCATCTCGTTCAATGTCGACCAGGGCCAGATCGTCTGTCTGCTCGGCACCAACGGTGCCGGCAAGTCGACAACGCTGCGGACGATCTCCGGCCTCCTGAAACCGACATCCGGGTCGATCCTGTTCGAAGGCGAACGCATCAACGGCGTCCCCGCGCACCAGATCGTCACCCGCGGCATCGCGCAGTCCCCGGAGGGGCGACGGCTGTTCCCGAAAATGAGTGTCGAGGACAACCTGATGCTCGGCGCGTTCGCGCGCAAGGATCGCCACAACCTCAGGGCCGACATGCAGCGGGTCTATGACCTGTTCGAGGTGCTGGGGGAGCGGCGGCATCAGCCCGCGGGCCTGTTCTCCGGTGGTGAGCAGCAGATGCTGGCCATCGGGCGCGCCATGATGAGCCGCCCGCGCCTGCTCATGCTCGACGAGCCGTCGATGGGCCTGTCGCCGATCATGACCCAGACGATCATGCGCACCATTCGCGAACTGCAGAGCGAGGGTGTCACCATCCTGCTCGTCGAGCAGAACGCCCAGGCCGCGCTGACGCTGTCGGATGTCGGCTATGTGCTCGAGGTCGGCAACATCATGTTCTCCGACACAGGCCGTGCGCTGCTGGGTGACGACCGCGTGAAGCGGGCCTACCTGGGCGCGGACTGA
- a CDS encoding ABC transporter ATP-binding protein, which translates to MSSTEPVVDGPAFEAAADEKGRVLLDARAVTMRFGGLTAVNEVDLQVHTGEIMGLIGPNGAGKTTFFNCLTGLYQPTSGQVTFNGAILPPKPRKVVKAGMARTFQNIRLFHNMTAIENVMVGAYSRTKTNALDAVFRLPRHHREERETRARAQELLDFVGLGKATDRLSRNLPYGDQRRLEIARALATEPKLLLLDEPTAGMNPQETRQAEELIFRIRDLGLAILVIEHDMRFIFNLCDRVCCLVRGKVLVEGTAHEVQSDPRVIEAYIGNPEMLDLGGEDSDA; encoded by the coding sequence ATGAGTTCGACCGAACCGGTTGTCGACGGCCCGGCGTTCGAGGCTGCGGCCGACGAGAAGGGGCGCGTCCTTCTCGACGCCAGGGCCGTCACCATGCGCTTCGGCGGGCTCACCGCGGTGAACGAGGTCGACCTGCAGGTCCACACCGGAGAGATCATGGGCCTCATCGGGCCGAACGGTGCCGGCAAGACGACCTTCTTCAACTGCCTGACCGGCCTCTATCAGCCGACCTCGGGCCAGGTGACGTTCAATGGCGCGATCCTTCCGCCCAAACCCCGCAAGGTGGTCAAGGCGGGCATGGCGAGGACCTTCCAGAACATCCGGTTGTTCCACAACATGACGGCGATCGAGAACGTGATGGTGGGGGCGTACTCGCGGACCAAGACGAACGCGCTGGACGCCGTCTTCCGGCTGCCCCGCCACCATCGCGAGGAACGCGAGACGCGCGCCCGGGCCCAGGAACTCCTCGACTTCGTGGGGCTCGGCAAGGCCACCGACCGCCTGTCGCGCAACCTGCCCTATGGCGACCAGCGGCGACTCGAGATCGCCCGGGCCCTGGCCACCGAGCCGAAGCTGCTCCTGCTCGATGAGCCCACCGCAGGCATGAATCCGCAGGAAACGCGTCAGGCGGAGGAACTGATCTTCCGCATCCGGGATCTGGGCCTGGCGATCCTGGTGATCGAGCACGACATGCGCTTCATCTTCAACCTGTGCGACCGGGTCTGCTGTCTCGTGCGCGGCAAGGTTCTCGTTGAGGGGACCGCGCACGAGGTGCAGAGCGATCCGCGCGTCATCGAGGCCTATATCGGCAATCCCGAGATGCTGGATCTCGGTGGGGAGGACTCCGATGCTTGA